A region of the Geomonas subterranea genome:
CTGGCACGAGTTCTTCGGGCTTCCCCAAGGGCAGAGGCCAGGCGCTCCCAAGGGGGGGCTCGGCTTCGCGTACGCGAGGGACGGCCGGCAGCGCCTGGAAATGGATGAGGCCGGCCTGCGGGTCGGCGACCTGAGGTTCACCGGGGGATGGCAGCTCTACAACGATGGCGGCGACAACCCGGTCGCGCTGGCACTGCGGGGGAGCCTCAAGGTCCCCACCGGGAGCAGCTCCCGCCTGACCGGAAGCGGCGGCACCGACATGGCCTTGTGGCTTACCGGCAGCAGCGACTACGCCCTGCCAGGAAAATGGGGGCACGCCACGATCTTCGCGGCGGGCGGCGGCCTGGCCACGTCGGACGGGCAGGTGCTGAAAGAGCAGCGCCGTAACCTGGTCGGCTTTGGTACCCTTGGCTTTGGCTGGTCCCCGGCCGACAGCTTCGCCTTGAAGGCGCAACTCTCCGGACACAGCGCCTTCTATAGGGACAGCGAATTCTCCGAGCTCAGCTCCGGGGCGATGCAGGCTGTTTTCGGAGGAACCGTCGCGTTCTCGCCGCGCACCACCCTGGACATCGCGCTCTCCGAGGACGTCACCGTCGGGGCCTCGCCGGACGTGGCGCTGCACCTGGGGATGGGACACCGGTTCTGATTTTTTCGCCTTTACCCCCGCGGCAGGAGGATGTGATGGGTACGTCGGTAGGAATAGGGTTCAGCATGCGCAAGAACCCGGTCGAGGCTGGGCACGAGGCGGCCCGGACCGCACTGGAACGGGCGGGTGTCGGCAAGCCCGACTTCGTGATGGTTTTCGCCACAGTGGGGTACCATCAGCAGAGGCTGATCGCCGCCATCCGGGAGGTGACTTCCGGGGCACCGCTGTGCGGCTGCTCGGGGGAAGGGATCATCGCGCAGGAGGACGTGGCCGAAACGAACTTCGCCGTCGGCGTCATGGTGATCGCCTCGGACGAGCTGCGCTTCGGGATAGCCTCCATATCGGGAATAGAGGAGCGGGGCGATCTTGCCGGCGAGCGCCTCGCCGCGAAGATCGCGCCCTTGGTGGCTTCGGACAGCCGCGCTTTCTTCCTTCTGGCCGACGGCCTCCGTTTCGACTTCGATCCTTTTGTCTCGGCCTTCGAGGGGGTCCTTTCCCCTTCGGCGCGCCTGCCGATCTTCGGGGGGCTCGCCGCGGACAACTGGGCCTCCCGCAAGACCTACCAGTACCACGACGACCAAGTCCTCAGTGACGGGGCCTGCTGCGTGGTCATGTCGGGTAAGGGGCAGGTCGCCTGGGGGATCAACCACGGCTGCGTCCCGGTCGGCACCAAGCGGACCATAACGCGCAGCAAGGGGAACATCATTTACGAGATCGACGGCGTGCCGGCCCTCGAGGTCCTCAAGGAGTATCTGGACGAGGAGTGGTCCATCAAGTGGAACAAGGCGACCCTGAACCTCTGCCTGGGGTTCAAGACGCCGGAACACCTGCGCCAGGGGTACGAGGAGTACTTCGTCCGCTACATAACGGACAAGGACGAGCGGGAAGGGTCCGTGACCATCCAGTCCGACGTCGCGGAGGGGACCGAGCTCTGGATCGTGCGCCGCGACAAGGAGCTGATGATGAACGGCCTGCGCTCCATACCGCGCCAGATCAAGGAACAGCTTTGCGGCGACACGCCGAAGTTCGTGCTGCAGTTTGAATGCATGGGGCGGGGGAGGGTCGTCTTCAAGGAGCAGGAGCGCATGGACCTGGTCAAGTCCCTGCAGCGTGACCTCGGGGAGCGGGTCCCCTGGCTTGGGTTCTACACCTACGGCGAGATCGGGCCGATCAGGACGTACAACTGTTTCCACAACTTCACCTCGGTCGTCACCGTGGTGTACTGAAGCCCAAAGATTGCAGCGTATGAACGAATCCGCAAAAGACACGCCGCCGGCAGCCGAGCTGGAGAAGCTGCGCCGGGAGAACGAGATCCTGTCGGAGCAGGTGAAGAGGCTGGTCAAGGCCGAGAGCAGGCTCTACGACTACCAGGAGAAGCTCGACGCCCAGGTCAAGGAGTACAGCGAGCTGTACGACCTGAGCCGCAGGCTCTCCACCTGCTCCGACCTCCCGGCCATCTTCGAGTTCGCCGCCGGGTACGTCATCAACAGCCTCAACTACGAGCGGGTGCTCTTCTTCCAGAAATCCGACGACGGTGCCGCGTACGCGGTCTGCGCCTGGGACGGCTTTTACGACCCCGAGGAGGAGAGCGCGGTTTCATCCCTCAGCATCCCTCGCAAGGCCCCCTTCCTGTCCCCGCTCTTTTCCGGTGAGAGCTACCGCGTCTGCACGGAGGGGTCGCGGCAGCACGCACTCTCCGAGTACCGCGCCAGGCTCCTGATGAACGAGTACCTCCTCTGTCCGCTGGGGAACCCCTCCGACCCCCCGGTCCTGATCGCGGTGGGGAACTCCGCGGAGAACGCCGAGTTCAACCGCCGTGTCAGCGGCGGCGAGGAGGCGCTGTTCGGCATCGGCAACCTGGTGGGGCTCCTCTCGTCGGCGATCGAGAACCTGATCCACTATGCCGGCATGAAGAAGGCGCTGGAGCAGGAGCGGCTCGCGGAGGCGAAGTACCGCGGCATCTTTGAAAACGCCATGGAGGGGATCTTCCAGACCACCCCCGAGGGGAAGTTTCTCAGCTGCAATTTCGCCACCGCCGCCATCCTCGGGTACCAGACGCCGGAAGAGGTGCTGGAAAACGTGGTGGACATCGGGCCGCAACTCTACGTCGATCCCACGCGGCGCGATGAGCTGTACGGGATGATGAACCAGCGGCAAAACGTGAAGAATTTCGAGGTGGAGTTCTACCGCAACGACGGCAGCAGGATCTGGGTCAATCTCAGCACGCGCCCCACCTTCGACGAAAGCGGCTCGCTCGCCCACATCGACGGCATCATGCAGGACATCACCGAGCGCAAGCGGGACGAGGACGCCCTGCGCAAGCTCTCCCAGGTGGTCGAGCAAAGTCCCGTCTCCATCGTCATCACCGACACCTCCGGCCGGATCGAGTTCGTGAACCCGAAGTTCGTGCAGTTGACGGGGTACACGCAGGAGGAGGTCACCGGCAGGAATCCGAGGTTCCTGAAGTCGGGGAAATCCGACCCGGAGGAGTCCAAGAGACTGTGGCAGACCATCTCCAGCGGCAAGGTGTGGGAAGGGGAGTTCCTCAACAAGAAGAAAAACGGGGAGCTTTTTTCCGAGCACGCCACCGTCTCCCCCATAAGGGACAGAAACGGCGTCATCACCCACTTTTTGGCGGTCAAGGAGGACATCACCGAGCGCAAGCTTCTTGAAGCGCAGCTGTTCCAGTCGCAGAAGATGGAGTCGATCGGGCGGCTTGCGGGGGGGGTGGCCCATGACTTCAACAACATGCTGAGCGTCATCCTGGGCTGCGCCCAGCTGGCACTGCGCGACGCCCAGGAGGGGAGTCCGCTGTGGCAGGATCTCGACCAGATCATCCACGCCGCCAAGCGCTCCAGCGACATCACCAGGCAGCTGCTCGCTTTCTCGCGCAACGAGGTGATCGCGCCGCGGGAGGTGAACCTGAACGATCACTTCGCCGAGATGCAGAAAACGCTGGGACGGCTCATCGGCGAGGACATCAAGATGACCTTCCAGCCCGCTCCGGAGCTGTGGCCGGTCAACGCCGACACGACGCAGCTGGACCAGATCCTGGTCAACCTCGCGGTCAACGCACGGGACGCCATGGAGAACGGGGGAGTCCTCACCGTGGCGACCTCCAACGTCACCGTGGACCAAAGTTACAGCCAGTACCACCTGGACGCCTCTCCGGGGGAGTACGTCCAGCTTTCGGTGGGCGACACCGGGTGCGGCATGGACCGCGACACCCTCGATCGCATCTTCGAACCTTTTTTCACGACCAAGGAGGTGGGGAAGGGGACGGGGCTGGGGCTTGCTACCGTGTACGGCATCGTGCGGCAGCATAACGGTTTCATCAACGTCTACAGCGAGCCGGGGCAGGGGACCATCTTCCAGATCAACTTCCCCAGGTTCGCGGGAGCCGGCGCGGGCGGGGAGAGTGCGGCAGCAGAGGGGGGGCTCTCCGGCTCAGGGACCGTGCTGCTGGTCGAGGACGATGCCCTGGTGCGCAAGATGACGCTGCGGGCCCTGAGGGACCTGGGTTACACCGTGATCCATGCGTCGGGTGCCGACGAGGCCATCGCCATCTGCAGGGACGGCGGGACGCACATCGACGTGATCCTGACCGACGTGGTCATGCCGGGGATGAACGGCAAGGAGATGGTTGACGCCATCGAGGCCTTTCGCCCCGGCCTGAAGGTGCTCTTCATGTCGGGGTACACCAGGGACCTCGTGGCCCAGCGCGGGGTGGTGGACGAGGGGCGGCATTTCATCCAGAAGCCGTTCGACCTGCAGTCGCTGGGCAGGAAACTGAAGGAAACACTGCGGTAAACTTACTCACGGCTCCTTTTCGTTAAAGAGCGCGAACTGCTTCATCATCTTCTGCCGATACCCCACGATGTCTTGTCTTAGCAACGCCAGTTGCGCCATCTTTTCATCCACCTTGGCGACATGAAGGTCCAGGATCTCGATGAGCCGCGGGATCATCTTCTCGGTCTGCTTGGCATCCCCATAGGCCGCGTAAAGATCCTGCATCTCCTTGATGGTCAGCCCCAACTCTTTGAGCCTGATGATGAACTTTATCCTTCTGACATAGTAGGGTGTGTACCCCCTGGTGGCGCCGTCCTGCCGCTCCACCGATTCAACGATCCCCACCTCTTCCCAGTAACGCAGAGTCCTCGTTGTCAGTCCCAAATCCTTCGCCAGGTCGCTGATCGAGACGATGGTCTCGCCTTCCTTCTGCACATTCGCCATTTGCTTCACCTTTACGTAAATTGGGACATTTTCAGCGAAGCACCGGCTTTTGTCAACCAATACTCTGGGCCGGGAGAACGCGCCGGAACGGGCGCAGAGAATTCAATAAACACTTTAGTATAATTCTGTTTTATTTATGGTTGACATTAACGTAAACCACTGATATTTTTTTAGCGCGACCTGGGGTCTCCTTGTGTAAGTCGCTATAAAAACGCAAATTACCTCATATTTTTACCGCAACTAAAAAAGTAGCAACGCTGCGTATTTACCCCTTGCGGTAAGTACACTGACAAATTGTTGGTTGAGCTTGGTGCGGATCATAATGCGGTAGTGCCCAGTAAGGGGGTTGGTTAACCGGCTGTCGACTCATTTTAACCGATGAATAATAACTTTGTTTTGTAGAATCTGGTACCGTAAAATCACCAGTGATTTCAGATTATTATAACAATAAGCCCTCTAAGTGTGAGTCTTGGAGTGATTCGTTAAATAACGCAGGTTGAAATGACCGAGCTGCACAAGAGGATCAGATGGTCGACATGGTGCGCCAAGGGGACCACGCAGGTGATGCCGGTGGGATCGGTCTTCGAGGGGCCCGAGCACGACCTGGACGTCCCGGTAACCGAGCAGGGGCTCGCGGACCTGCGGGGGCTCTCCCCCCGGGAACGCGCGAAGACCATCATCAACAACTGCATCCATCCCGACTACAAGCCCCTGATGCAGGAGTACTACGATAGGGCCAAGCGGGAGTGCTGCGAGCTCAACGTGGGGCACGAACCGCACCTGCTCTTCAAGGTGTTCAAGATGCAGCAGCACCTCGTGGGAAAAGGGACCATGAAGATCAACAAATGGAATTAGGTTCGCATCGTGAGGGTGGACGGATGGAAACGGAGAAAGGTGAGCTTTCGCGTGACGAGTTGCAGAAGGCGGTCGAGCTCCTCGAGATAGTGGCGGCCCGGAGCAAGGGATGCTCCCTGTCGGCGCTGGCGCGCCAGGCGGCGATCACCCCCTACCGGGTGCGGCTCCTCCTGGCGCTTTTGGAGGACAAGGGGCTGGTGCAGTGCGCGGTTCAAAGCGGGAAGTACGACGAAAGCCGCGCCCGGAAGCTCGCCAGGAGCCTGCTGCAAAACGCCCGCAGCAGCAGGGTCCTCGGCCCTCTGGTCCGGGCGGTGCTGTCGGAGCACGACGACGACCTGAAGGTGACCATACTGAAGGATGCCCGGCCGGTCCTGGAAGCGCTGGCCCGGCGGCACAACGAGGCGATCTTCATGGCGATCCCCAAGGGTGATGAAGTGCTGCTGCTAGACATGGTGGATCCCCTGCAGCAGGGGAGGGGTGAGCCCTTAGTCGGGAGGCGCTTCCCCTTTTTCGCCAACGCCGCCGGCAAGGTGATGCGGGCCATCGATTCGTGGGACCTGTTGGAGCAGATCGGGCGGAGGTGGCGCGGCGGCCGGGGCGGTTGCCCGGACCTGGCTGCCTTGAGGGTCGAACTGGAGCAGATCAGGGAGAACGGGGTCGCCGTGGAGTGCAGCGGCATGGGGGAGGGAGTGGTCACCGTGGCGGTGGCGGTGAGGGACTACGCCGGCAAGGTGGTGGGCGCGCTGATGCTGTTCGGTCCGTCGTTTAGGCTCCTTGGCGACAGGCTGGAGCAGGAGATCATCCCCTCCCTGCGTCTGAGCGCCGAACTCCTCTCCGCCAGGTTCGGCTACGCCCCTCCTTGAAACACGCAAGCCTCTCCTGGAGCTATTGGCCCCCCTGGCGCAGGCGGGGGGATTGGGAAGGAAGCGGCGGCGCCGCTTTCAGACGCTGGCAACCCTAACAGAAGGAGTGACGGCCATGTCGGAAAAACAGCAATGGGAAGCAATCGCCAACCACAGCAAGTTCATCGAGCTAAAGCGCAGGAAACGGAACTTCCTCTTCAGCTGGTGGATCATCTCGACCATCTACTACCTCCTGCTCCCGGTCATCTCGGGGTACTTCCCCGAGGCCTTCAGGGTCAAGGTGATCGGCCCCATCAATTTCGGCTACCTCTTCATCCTGTCCCAGTTCGTCATGGCCATCGGGGTGGCGATCTACTACGCCCATGTCGCCAACAAGACCTTCGACCGGCTCACCAAGCAACTCTTGGAAGCGCTGCAATAGATACGTCCATCAATTAAAGAGGGGGGACCAGGTATGAAAAAGAGGATCGCCGCTTTAACCGTAGCACTGTCACTATCGATGTTCGGCGCGGCCGCCGTGTGCGCCCAGGCGCCCGCCAGCGCCGCCGCACCTCAGGCTGCCACCGCCGCCGCTCCTCAGGCCACCGCTCCAGCCACCGCCGCACCTGCCCAGGCCGCGGCTCCCTCGGCTAACGCCGCCGCCAAGGCCGTGGCCGCGCCGGCCAAGGGGGGCGCGGCACCGGCCAAAATCACCCCCAACCGCGGCATCACCATCGGCATGTTCGCGCTCATCATCGCGGTCACCATGGGCGTGGTGGTCTGGGCGGCCAAGAAAACGCAGACCGCGTCGGACTTCTACACCGCCGGCGGGGGGATAACCGGCTTCCAGAACGGCTGGGCCATCGCCGGCGACTACATGTCCGCCGCCTCGTTCCTGGGGATGTCCGGCCTCATCTCGCTCTACGGCATCGACGGCTTCATGTACGCGGTGGGACCGATGTTCTCCTTCATCGCCATCCTCCTGGTCATCGCCGAGCCCTGCCGCAACGCCGGCAAGTACACATTAGGCGACATCCTCTGCTTCAGGAGTTCGCCCAAGGTGGTGCGCGGCGTCGCCGCGCTGTCGACCGTGACCGTCTCCATCTTCTACCTGATCGCCCAGATGGTGGGTGCGGGCAAACTGATGCAGATGCTGCTGAACATCCCGTACCGCGTCTCCGTCATCGGCGTCGGCGCGCTGATGGTGGCCTACGTGGTCTTCGGCGGCATGAAGGCGACCACATGGGTGCAGATCATCAAGGCCTCGCTGCTGATGGGCGCAACCACCGTCCTGTGCCTGCTGGTCGCCATCAAGGCGGGCTTCAACCCGGTCCGCTTCTTCACCGACGTGGTCAGTAACGGCGCCATCCAGGAGCACGTGCGGATGAACGTGTTGAAGGACGTGATCGCCAAACCCGGGGTCGACTACGGCCAGCGGTTCCTGGAGCCGGGCCTCTTCCTGAAGAACCCCCTGGACCAGATCTCCCTGGGCCTCGCCTGGGCGCTGGGCGCCGCCGGGCTCCCCCACATCCTGATGCGCTTTTTCACCGTCCCCAGCGCGAAGGATGCCAGGAAGTCCATCATCGTGGCCCTGTTCCTCAATTCCAGCTTCTTCTTCATGATCAGCGTGATCGGCTTCGGCGCCGCGCTCTACCTCACCCCGCAGGCGATCTCCGCCGTGGACAAGGGGGGGAACATGGCGACCCTGCTTCTCGCCCAGCACATGGGCGGCGGCGCGGGGAGCCTCGGCGGCGACATCTTCCTCGCCTTCATCTGCGCGGTCGCCTTCGCCACCATCCTCGCCGTGGTCTCCGGCCTGGTGCTCGCCGCCTCCGCGGCCATCGCCCACGACGTCTACGTCAACATCATCAAGGACGGCAAGGCGGATCAGCAACTGCAGGTGAAGGTGGCCCGCATCACCTCGCTGTTCGTGGGGAGCTCGGCCATCGTGATGGGTCTCATGGCGGAGAAGGAGAACGTGGTGGCCCTGGTGGCGCTGGCCTTCGCGGTCGCCGCTTCCGGCAACTTCCCGGTCATCATGTTGTCCCTGTTCTGGCGCAAGTTCAACACGGCGGGGATCGTTTCCGGCCTGGTGGTAGGCACCATCTCCGCCCTGACACTGGTCATGGTCTCGCCGGTAATGACCTATCCGAAAAAGATCGCTGCCGACGCCAAGAAGGTGGTGGAAACCCTTGAGAAGAAGCAGGCCGGCGGCGCGGTGCTGGCCGAGAAGGAAGTGCAGGCCCTGGAGAAATCGCGGACGGAGTACGTGAAGAACAAGGACGGCAAGTCCATGGTCGGCCTGGACGCCCCGATCTTCCCGCTCAAGAACCCGGGTATCGTCTCGGTCCCGCTCGGCTTCCTGGCCGCCGTCTTTGGCTGTCTCCTGTTCCGGGAGCGCCGTGCCGAGGAGATGTTCGACGAGATCGACGTGCGCCAGAATACCGGCATCGGCATCACCAGCGCCGCCGATCATTAGCCGTTTGCCAAACCTGCCCCCCTCCCGGCCTCCCCCTCCCGGTGGAGGGGGCGTCCACCAAAGCGTTCCCTCCCTCTTCCAAGGGGAGGGGGCGTCCACCACAGCGTTCCCTCCCCGGAGGGGGAGGGACAGGGAGGGGGAAGGATTCGCTTGCATGCGACCTGTGTAATGGAACCGCCGCGACTGGCGCCGAGCAAACTCATCAAGGAGGTGCAACCGTGACACACGTTAACAACCTGCAGGAGATCGCGGCCGTTTCGCAGCCGGCGGGGGACGAGGGGATCCAACTCCTCTACTCGCTCAGCAAGGAGGAGCTGGTGAGGATCATCGTCGACGACGCCAAGAACTGGCTCGCCCATGACGGGGTCTGGTTCCAGTCGCTGGAGCAAAAATACGGCATGGACGTCGCGGTGGACATCGACACCGACGCCTGGCGGCTCTTCACGGTCATCGAGGCCAAGCGGATCATGGAGCGGCTCTCCATTAAGCCCGGCGGCGGCATCCCGGCCCTGGTGGAGTGCCTGAAGCACCGCTTCTACGCCCGGCTCAACCTCCAGGAATCCGTCGAGGTGAGCGAGACCCGGGCCGTGTTCCGGATGCTCGACTGCCGGGTGCAATCCGCCCGAAAGCGCAAGGGGCTCCCGGACCATCCATGCAAGTCGGTGGGAATCGTCGAATACTCCGAGTTCGCCCGGACCATCGACCCCCGCATCGTAACCCGCTGCCTCGCCTGCCCTCCAGATCCGCACCCCGAAGAATTCTGGTGCGCCTGGGAGTTCACCTTGAAAGCCGATTAGCAGTACAGACCACCTCGCAAGGAGAAACGACATGCACATAGCCGCTGCGGAGCCTTATCGCTCCAGACACAAGATCCGTTTCGTCACGGCGACCAGTCTCTTCGACGGGCACGATGCCGCC
Encoded here:
- a CDS encoding DUF3187 family protein, which codes for MTSSSFFMSSELSLKSMLLAAVVLLASWCRPCHAEPLEITPFHTFNQSPLVQIYGLPAAESAVVQPAGKGWTLLAVDVANSYLKRETAREELFLDGEGERITLALRYGVASRMELGMDLPLVAYNGGVFDGFIEDWHEFFGLPQGQRPGAPKGGLGFAYARDGRQRLEMDEAGLRVGDLRFTGGWQLYNDGGDNPVALALRGSLKVPTGSSSRLTGSGGTDMALWLTGSSDYALPGKWGHATIFAAGGGLATSDGQVLKEQRRNLVGFGTLGFGWSPADSFALKAQLSGHSAFYRDSEFSELSSGAMQAVFGGTVAFSPRTTLDIALSEDVTVGASPDVALHLGMGHRF
- a CDS encoding FIST signal transduction protein translates to MGTSVGIGFSMRKNPVEAGHEAARTALERAGVGKPDFVMVFATVGYHQQRLIAAIREVTSGAPLCGCSGEGIIAQEDVAETNFAVGVMVIASDELRFGIASISGIEERGDLAGERLAAKIAPLVASDSRAFFLLADGLRFDFDPFVSAFEGVLSPSARLPIFGGLAADNWASRKTYQYHDDQVLSDGACCVVMSGKGQVAWGINHGCVPVGTKRTITRSKGNIIYEIDGVPALEVLKEYLDEEWSIKWNKATLNLCLGFKTPEHLRQGYEEYFVRYITDKDEREGSVTIQSDVAEGTELWIVRRDKELMMNGLRSIPRQIKEQLCGDTPKFVLQFECMGRGRVVFKEQERMDLVKSLQRDLGERVPWLGFYTYGEIGPIRTYNCFHNFTSVVTVVY
- a CDS encoding hybrid sensor histidine kinase/response regulator codes for the protein MNESAKDTPPAAELEKLRRENEILSEQVKRLVKAESRLYDYQEKLDAQVKEYSELYDLSRRLSTCSDLPAIFEFAAGYVINSLNYERVLFFQKSDDGAAYAVCAWDGFYDPEEESAVSSLSIPRKAPFLSPLFSGESYRVCTEGSRQHALSEYRARLLMNEYLLCPLGNPSDPPVLIAVGNSAENAEFNRRVSGGEEALFGIGNLVGLLSSAIENLIHYAGMKKALEQERLAEAKYRGIFENAMEGIFQTTPEGKFLSCNFATAAILGYQTPEEVLENVVDIGPQLYVDPTRRDELYGMMNQRQNVKNFEVEFYRNDGSRIWVNLSTRPTFDESGSLAHIDGIMQDITERKRDEDALRKLSQVVEQSPVSIVITDTSGRIEFVNPKFVQLTGYTQEEVTGRNPRFLKSGKSDPEESKRLWQTISSGKVWEGEFLNKKKNGELFSEHATVSPIRDRNGVITHFLAVKEDITERKLLEAQLFQSQKMESIGRLAGGVAHDFNNMLSVILGCAQLALRDAQEGSPLWQDLDQIIHAAKRSSDITRQLLAFSRNEVIAPREVNLNDHFAEMQKTLGRLIGEDIKMTFQPAPELWPVNADTTQLDQILVNLAVNARDAMENGGVLTVATSNVTVDQSYSQYHLDASPGEYVQLSVGDTGCGMDRDTLDRIFEPFFTTKEVGKGTGLGLATVYGIVRQHNGFINVYSEPGQGTIFQINFPRFAGAGAGGESAAAEGGLSGSGTVLLVEDDALVRKMTLRALRDLGYTVIHASGADEAIAICRDGGTHIDVILTDVVMPGMNGKEMVDAIEAFRPGLKVLFMSGYTRDLVAQRGVVDEGRHFIQKPFDLQSLGRKLKETLR
- a CDS encoding MerR family transcriptional regulator gives rise to the protein MANVQKEGETIVSISDLAKDLGLTTRTLRYWEEVGIVESVERQDGATRGYTPYYVRRIKFIIRLKELGLTIKEMQDLYAAYGDAKQTEKMIPRLIEILDLHVAKVDEKMAQLALLRQDIVGYRQKMMKQFALFNEKEP
- a CDS encoding acetyl-CoA hydrolase/transferase C-terminal domain-containing protein, which gives rise to MTELHKRIRWSTWCAKGTTQVMPVGSVFEGPEHDLDVPVTEQGLADLRGLSPRERAKTIINNCIHPDYKPLMQEYYDRAKRECCELNVGHEPHLLFKVFKMQQHLVGKGTMKINKWN
- a CDS encoding IclR family transcriptional regulator, whose product is METEKGELSRDELQKAVELLEIVAARSKGCSLSALARQAAITPYRVRLLLALLEDKGLVQCAVQSGKYDESRARKLARSLLQNARSSRVLGPLVRAVLSEHDDDLKVTILKDARPVLEALARRHNEAIFMAIPKGDEVLLLDMVDPLQQGRGEPLVGRRFPFFANAAGKVMRAIDSWDLLEQIGRRWRGGRGGCPDLAALRVELEQIRENGVAVECSGMGEGVVTVAVAVRDYAGKVVGALMLFGPSFRLLGDRLEQEIIPSLRLSAELLSARFGYAPP
- a CDS encoding DUF485 domain-containing protein; translated protein: MSEKQQWEAIANHSKFIELKRRKRNFLFSWWIISTIYYLLLPVISGYFPEAFRVKVIGPINFGYLFILSQFVMAIGVAIYYAHVANKTFDRLTKQLLEALQ
- a CDS encoding solute symporter family protein; this encodes MKKRIAALTVALSLSMFGAAAVCAQAPASAAAPQAATAAAPQATAPATAAPAQAAAPSANAAAKAVAAPAKGGAAPAKITPNRGITIGMFALIIAVTMGVVVWAAKKTQTASDFYTAGGGITGFQNGWAIAGDYMSAASFLGMSGLISLYGIDGFMYAVGPMFSFIAILLVIAEPCRNAGKYTLGDILCFRSSPKVVRGVAALSTVTVSIFYLIAQMVGAGKLMQMLLNIPYRVSVIGVGALMVAYVVFGGMKATTWVQIIKASLLMGATTVLCLLVAIKAGFNPVRFFTDVVSNGAIQEHVRMNVLKDVIAKPGVDYGQRFLEPGLFLKNPLDQISLGLAWALGAAGLPHILMRFFTVPSAKDARKSIIVALFLNSSFFFMISVIGFGAALYLTPQAISAVDKGGNMATLLLAQHMGGGAGSLGGDIFLAFICAVAFATILAVVSGLVLAASAAIAHDVYVNIIKDGKADQQLQVKVARITSLFVGSSAIVMGLMAEKENVVALVALAFAVAASGNFPVIMLSLFWRKFNTAGIVSGLVVGTISALTLVMVSPVMTYPKKIAADAKKVVETLEKKQAGGAVLAEKEVQALEKSRTEYVKNKDGKSMVGLDAPIFPLKNPGIVSVPLGFLAAVFGCLLFRERRAEEMFDEIDVRQNTGIGITSAADH
- a CDS encoding DUF6125 family protein, which translates into the protein MTHVNNLQEIAAVSQPAGDEGIQLLYSLSKEELVRIIVDDAKNWLAHDGVWFQSLEQKYGMDVAVDIDTDAWRLFTVIEAKRIMERLSIKPGGGIPALVECLKHRFYARLNLQESVEVSETRAVFRMLDCRVQSARKRKGLPDHPCKSVGIVEYSEFARTIDPRIVTRCLACPPDPHPEEFWCAWEFTLKAD